The Candidatus Methylomirabilis sp. DNA segment GACGCTAACGGTTCCCAGCGCAAAGACCGCAGGTCGCCCGGCCTGCGGTCTTGCTCCTCAAGCGGACGGCTAGTTGCTCCGTCCGACCGCGTTCAGCGCGATCCAGCCCAGCCGCTGGCCCGCGGGATCGGCGGCTTTCAACCACCCCGCCCGGGCATCCAGCATCCGCAGCTCGGTCCCCTGCCTCACATCGGCGATGACGCTCGCCTTCGGGTCGGGCGCCTCCCGCAGGTTGGCCCGGGCGGCCACCACCCGGAACGGGAGGAGGGCGCCGAAGGGAACGGTCCCGCTGACGCTGTTCCCGCCCGTCGCCGGCTGGACCGCCTCCCGGTTCACCCAGGCGACCTGCCCGCCCGCGGGGATCCAGATCCGCACCCAGTTGCCCTGGACCTCGAGCCTGGCCACCCGGTCTCCCCTCCGGAGCGTCCCGGCCGGCTTGGCCTTGGCGTCGGGCCCCATCTTCGGGATGACGTTCGCCCTGGCAATGACGAGAGCGGGGAGCTCGGCCGCCGCCACGCCGTCCGCCGAGACGGAATTGCCGCTGAACCAGCCCGAGACGGTCTGCTTCGTGCCCTCCCAGGCCCGCTGCGTCTGGGCGCATCCCACGGCCGCGAAGAAGGCCAGCGCGGCCAGCAGCGGGGCGTTGA contains these protein-coding regions:
- a CDS encoding SH3 domain-containing protein, whose product is MLRRINAPLLAALAFFAAVGCAQTQRAWEGTKQTVSGWFSGNSVSADGVAAAELPALVIARANVIPKMGPDAKAKPAGTLRRGDRVARLEVQGNWVRIWIPAGGQVAWVNREAVQPATGGNSVSGTVPFGALLPFRVVAARANLREAPDPKASVIADVRQGTELRMLDARAGWLKAADPAGQRLGWIALNAVGRSN